The genomic DNA gCAGTTCGGAGTGTGGCGTGTTCTTAACCTGGTCCCAGTCTGACTCTGCTCTCTAGCCAACTCCTTATGGAAATGTCATGCCAAAACAATGACATTGGAGTTTGAaaaaacacaaacagatctgggaccaggctaatgtGTTATACATGACTCTCAACTCTTTTCATTGTTATTATTGATTGTTGATTATTGATTAGCGTACTGCATTGTCGAGAGAGCTAGCACATAACCATTTGGCTGCACATTTTATACTtgctgtaaactgtgtatgtgacaaatacatttgattcgaTTTTAGGCACAGTTCCATTTGGTCTCTAGCCCTATCATCCAGCTCCTACCACTTCAGTGGTGTTCACAGATCTGGATAGACTGGATCCATGAGAGAAATATGGCAGAAACTCTGCTTAGCTTATTGGAAAGCTAGGGGGAGCCATCACGATAATACTGCCATCTATCTGTTCCTTTCAGATATTGTTCTTGTAGCTATGGTTACGCACAATGTACTGTACAtttggaaggtattcagacccctcgaattttccacattttgttacattgcagccttattctaaaatggattacatttgggaaactcaccaaatacaggtgtgccaagcttgtagggtcatacccatgaatagtaaaaaaaaaatggaaactaggcaagtcagttaagaacaaatgattatttacaatgacggcctaacaggcagaacaacagattcagggatttgatccagcaaccctTTGGTTACTGGaccaactactaggctacctgccaccctgacTTGATGCTgcaatcgctaccaaaggtgcttcaacaaagtactgagtaaaggacctgaatacttatgtaaatgtgatatttcagttgtgtatttttaatatattcccccccccccaaaaaaacagcttttgctttgtcataatgagGTATtatgtgcagattgatgaggcgATTatattttaaatccattttagaataaggctgtaacgtaacaaaatgtgggaaaattaAGGGTTCTGAatcatttccgaatgcactgtatgtggtgTATTACCCGGCAACAAGTATATGATTATGAAATGAAGGGGTATCTAGGCAAATAATGTTTCCATACTATTCTGTATGCTGTAAGTGGTATTTTCCTTTTTTATGGAAATAAACCAAGTGTGTGATGAGAGAGTTAACATTTTTAGACAGAAACTTCACATATTCAAAAGAAATACTTTTATTATATTCTTTAAAGCACATGTAAAGTATCCCAACATACAAGAATATACATTGAGCTGAGTAACTTATTTACTCTTTGACTGACAATatacatattgtacattttgtcTTAAGGGGAATAGAGAGGGAAAAAAgtgtcttttaaaaaaaaaaaattctttaaaaaaaatagaccACTTAATTTTACAAGACAAAAATGTGATGACATAACAGGGGGAAAAAGATCAAAGACCAACAGAGATAACACTCACAACAAAAGCAACATTAAATCCCAAGAATAACATGTTctaaaaatatgtatattttttagATTGTGTCTTGTAAAATTCAGATTGTGTTATAATATTGAGAATAAAGGGGAAAGATCTCTGACACTGTGTGAGTAACATTCACAAACAAAGATTACGAACACAGTGATCAAGGTTATGGGTCTTGTCTTAGCTGCAAGGTGAGAGGAAAACACTGCTAGTAGAAGACACTGCTcgtagagagagaatgacagaacaGAGCTAGCTCCCTGAGTGGCTACGAGTCACTTTTAGCCCTTTGTGGAGTGAGTTCATAGAACCTTATTCTCAGTATTCTGTTGTGGAACTTTACAGTTCAATAAGAACAAATAGAATCAGGATATGTTGTTTGTCCATGCTCCTCAAAGGGTTAAGAGATGCCCTGTCTGACTCATAAACCTTATACAAATGATGTCTAACTCAGGCAGGTAGCTGGTAGCTGGGTCCAGCCTTAGACTTGTGCTCACCCAGTGGGATCCTGGATAGGAAAGATTTTTGACATTTGGTGGAGGAGTAGATGACACGGAAACAGCAATGTACAAAAATAATACAGTTGATCCAACCAGTAAAGAGAGTTTACACACAGACAATTTAACTGTAACCCAAAGACAAGGCATCAGTGAATGGGAGACTATTCCTATTGGCTGGATGTTGCTGGTTAGGGACTCTCACAGAGGAGCTGTTCTCCTCAAGTCTCTTTGTTATTCAGAGTTCATAAAGTATCCTCGTCTCTTCTTATGTTCTGTCTTCTGCTGTTTCTTTCACCCAGCGTGGTCTCATGAGGCAAGAATCTGTTTCATTGACAATGTTGGGCCATTCTACTAGAGACCCTCCTTTGCCTTCGTGTGATTGGACTGCCTACCTTGGCAGTGTTCACTATGCAAAGAGTGTTCAGCCTCCCAAATGGTTAAATTACATACATTGCGTAACCCCATTGGGTTGCTATGggggtgggtgttgccatggaaaccagactctctctctctctctctctctctctctctctctctctctctctctctctctctctctctctctctctctctctctctctctctctcatgggaagAAGGTGAGCGACTGAGGTTTCTCATTGCATTTTTTAAGTCTACAAAGGGCAGCACCAAACACTGTCAGTTCTGTGAGTTTGCTATAAACCTGTAGGGAGACGATCAATAAAGAATAATTGACCAATAAGGCCATGACCAAGTAGTGTGGCATGTCATACCTGTTTATATCCTCATTTGTAACAGAGGAATAACTGAATGATAATCTTGGTCTCTTAGGGCTGGTGAGTACATACATGTCCAACATACATGCAGTCTACATATGGGTACCACTGAGAACTGTGTCTTTGGGACTATAAATTAAAGAACCCCAGGTCTGTTGAGTAGAACCATAGCATTACAGTGATTCTAATTCAACCAGTCAAACTGTCCCAGAGTGTTAATAcgaacagtggggcaaaaaattatttagtcagccaccaattgtgcaattacacttcaactatgacagacaaaatgaaaaaaaaatccagaaaatcacattgtaggatttttaatgaatttatttgcaaattatggtggaaaataagtatttggtcacctacaaataagcaagatttctggctcacagacctgtaacttcttctttaagaggctcctctgtcctccactcgttacctgtattaatggcacctgtttgaacttgttatcagtataaaagacacctgtccacaacctcaatcagtcacactccaaactccactatagccaagaccaaagagctgaaacaaaattgtagacctgcaccaggctgggaagactgaatctgcaatagggaagcagcttggtttgaagaaatcaaagtaacaaagcctaccatcagtaacacactacaccgccagtgactcaaatcctgcagtgccagacgtgtccccctgcttaagccagtacatgtccaggcccgtctgaagtttgctagagaacatttggatgatccagaagaagattgggagaatgtcttatggtcagatgaaaccaaaatataactttttggtaaaaactcaactcgtcgtctttggaggacaaagaatgctgagttgcatccaaagaacaccatacctactgtgaagcatggggatggaaacatcatgctttggggctgtttttctgcaaagggaccaggacgactgatctgtgtaaaggaaagaatgaatgggaccatgtatcgtgagatttccatcagcaagggcattgaagatgaaacgtggctgggtctttcagcatgacaatgatcccaaacacaccacccgggcaacggaggagtggcttcgtaagaagcatttcaaggtcctggagtggcctagccagtctccagatctcaaccccatagaaaatctttggagggagttgaaagtacatgttgcccagcaacagccccaaaacatcactgctctagaggagatctgcatggaggaatgggccaaaataccagcaacagtgtgtgaaaaccttgtgaagacttagagaaaatgtttgacctctgtcattgccaacaaagggtatataacaaagtattgagataaacttttgttattgaccaaatacttattttccaccataagttgcaaataaattcataaaaaaattctacaatgtgatttcctggattttttcccctcattttgtctgtcatagttgatgtgtacctatgatgaaaattacaggcctctctcatatttttttaagtgggagaacttgcacaattggtggctgactaaatacttttttgccccactgtacattcgGTGTGTGGTTCTGGCTGGTGCATTGGTGGTTGTCAGTGAGGTACATTCATGACGGGGTTGGGGAGCATCGATGTTCTAATGCTAAATTATCTATGTTCACACTGTAGAATATGCATATTGCCCATTAGTTTGTCCAGAGTGCTACGGTACAAAAGGATCCTGAAGGTGAAGTCTGTAGTGTAAGGTGCATGGCCTGCTAGGATAGTGGAGGAATAACGCCACAGCATGCTGGGAAACTGAGTATTTTAAGTCCTGGATTGTCTAGTTAACTGCTAGTTATTTCTGAGTTCAATATTTATATCCCTCGCTCAATCTCCCCTTTCGCTTCCATATCTCCACACTTTTCTTAACCTGCCTTAACTCCATATTTCTCTCTAGGAGCTGTTTGTAGAGTCGGGTAGAGAGATCTCACTCCCGAACACTTCCCGATAGAGTGGTGGGAAGCTGTATGCGGTCTCGGGGTGAACCAGACGGAAGAACTCCAGCTTGTTGACGTGGAGATTACAGATGGACTTCATCATCAGCAGCTTGGACACCATCTACAGGAGAAGAGGACACCGGGACAAGTCAGGAAAATACACTCAATATCTATGGACATGGTGGGATGCAAGAAATCCAGAGAAAGCATGAAATGTGTATGGACGTAAGCTAAGTTGCATGGGATAGATACAGCTTACAACACTAGACTGTTTAACTGTTTGTCTTAGTTTGATTTAAAGAATGTCTACAGCAGCATTTCCCAGCTCCAGTCCTCTAgaacccccaacagtacacattttagTTGCAGCCCTGGACAAACACATGATTCAACTTGTCGATGGCtcgatgattagttgacaagttgaatcagatGTGCTTGTCCGGCTctacaacaaaaatgtgcactgttggggttactggaggactggagttggggaaCCACTGGTTTACTCTACAGCACAGGGCCTTAAGGCCCCATAAAATATGCTTATGCAGCTGTTTGGAATATTCTGTAGAGGACCGTATCATAAAGTGCTTGGAGAGGAGACGTATGCTACACCAGTGATTCCCATATGGTGGATCTCAGCCAATGACAACTGGGTCATGGCTAGAGGCTGTGGGCTGTGTTTTGTCATCGTGCCGTGTGCTGAGTATTCCCGCTTATGGCTAGAAGAGATCTAGCTTTTATCAAACTAACCTCAAAAGTAGAATTTTGGGGCATtttggctaaccctaacccttttcctaaacTTAACCCAATTCTCTTAGCCTGCTAAATTTGTTCCCCAAAGCTGCTACAAAAAGTAAAATCTGACATTAATTTGACAAAATCTGGATCCCTTCTACCTGGTCTAGTTTCTCGTCGGAGGCCCCGCTCATGTGCAGTCTGTGTTGCAGAGCCAGGAAGAGCTTCTCCTGCAGCTTCCGGACCTTTTGGCTGTCGGTCAGCCATGGTCGCTCTGGGGACAGAAGGACAGCGGCGCTGAACAGAGCCATTTCCTCATCGGTTAGCTGCAGGCGGCAGAGTCCTTTAGCCAAGTCAAACACGGCACTGACCAGGTCATCGCAACCTGCAGAGAAAAATCCCAATATTAGATATGCACACATCATATTCCACTGAATTGTATTTGGAGTAATTAACAGTATCAGCTCTATACATTCTAAATACTGTATCAGACAAGGGGTAGGCTAACCTATCTGAGGTGCTTACCGAGGGCTTTGAAGAGCTGGGCAGAGGCAAACTTGCCATCAAAGAACATGGTGTTGGTGTTAGCGTTAAACGCCCTGCACATCCTGATCAACAGCACCTCCAGACAGCCTGCAACGGCAACCATCGAGAGCCACAGAAATGAAGAAAGAGGAGTGAGTGGAAGAGGGGGATACCGAGAGCACAGAAGATGTTACGACATGCAGAAGAAAAAACACCCAACGGAAAGTAAAACATTCCAGATTGGAGGATAGCAGATGTAAGTCATTTGAACCATTTGAAAGTCAGCAGGGCAATAAGGATTATCAAGAATTTATCAAAAGGGGGTTTCAAACATTAATTGAGTTATCGTCAaatcaacgtgtgtgtgtgtgcagatatGATGGTTGTTGAATGGTATAAATATGTTTCAGAGACGGTTTAGTGAAATGGATGTTTCAGAGATGGTTTAGTGAAATTGATGTTTCAGAGACGGTTTAGTGAAATGGATGTTTCAGAGACAGTTTAGTGAAATGGATGTTTCAGAGAAGGTTTAGTGAAATGGATGTTTCAGAGACGGTTTAGTGAAATGGATGTTTCAGAGACGGTTTAGTGAAATGGATGTTTCAGAGACGGTTTAGTGAAATGGATGTTTCAGAGAAGGTTTAGTGAAATGGATGTTTCAGAGACGGTTTAGTGAAATGGATGTTTCAGAGACGGTTTAGTGAAATGGATGTTTCAGAGACGGTTTAGTGAAATGGATGTTTCAGAGAAGGTTTAGTGAAATGGATGTTTCAGAGACGGTTTAGTGAAATGGATGTTTCAGAGAAGGTTTAGTGAAATGGATGTTTCAGAGACGGTTTAGTGAAATGGATGTTTCAGAGATGGTTTAGTGAAATGGATGTTTCAGAGACGGTTTAGTGAAATGGTCGGAGCATTGATGTGTGgtttgtaaaaaaaacaaaaagagcacaaggaagaagtttggaaaaaAGAAGGACAAGATAAAGGACTTCTGCAATTTCTTCACTCATTACAGGAATGTGCTTCAATGTTATAGGGTTTGATCCATGTttgtttgtatatgtgtgtgtaagaAAGAGCGTTCACATAACAATCAGTGTGTGCATGTCCTAAAGTGGTTTGAGCGGTACGTGTAATCTGGATGTGTGCATGTATAAAGGTACGAACCTGCTTTGAGCAGAATTATTTGGTCGTTCTGACACAGGTCCATGAAGCCAGTGATGCGTTTGGCAAACTCCACCACGTACTGGATGGCATTGGTGATGTGGTGggcacactgctgccacataaaCTCTTCAGACTGGGAGAAATAGAGAAATCATAATTTAATACAACAATAATGCAAGACATTAGtgagtagcagtgtgtgtgtgtgtgtgtgtgtcatcaccTTGCACTGGAAGTTGCGGGTCTCCTCAGGTGAGTACTGAATCCCACTGTATGTCAGCCTCTTCAGGTCTTCAGAACTGTACTGACTCGTCTCCAAGTGGGACTTGACCACACTCTGGGTGATACGCTCTGAAACAGAAACGGCACACTGTGGGTGATACACTCTGAAACAGAAACGGCACACTGTGGGTGATACACTCTGAAACAGAAACGGCACACTGTGGGTGATACGCTCTGAAACAGAAACGGCACACTGTGGGTGATACACTCTGAAACAGAAACGGCACACTCTGGGTGTTACGCTCTGAAACAGAAACACACTCTGGGTGATACGCTCTGAAACAGAAACACACTCTGGGTGATACGCTCTGAAACAGAAACACACTCTGGGTGATACGCTCTGAAACAGAAACGGCACACTGTGGGTGATACGCCCCGAAACAGAAACACACTCTGGGTGATACGCTCTGAAACAGAAACGGTGCACTCTGGGTGATACGCTCTGAAACAGAAACACACTCTGGGTGATACGCCCCGAAACAGAAACACACTCTGGGTGATACGCTCTGAAACAGAAACACACTCTGGGTGATACGCTCTGAAACAGAAACGGCACACTGTGGGTGATACACTCTGAAACAGAAACGGCACACTGTGGGTGATACACTCTGAAACAGAAACGGCACACTGTGGGTGATACGCTCTGAAACAGAAACGGCACAATTTTGATGGTGATGTCAGTTGTAGAGATAGTAATAGATTTCGTACCTATATCCATAAGAGTGCAGTCATTGGCCAGTGGCTCCAGCAGCGCGGCTTGTGTGTGCGACAACATCTGGTACTCATGTTTGATTCCATTGGCGTCTGTGACATCCAGCAGATTCTGCTGCGGCGAGTTCTGATTGGACGAATTGTTAgaggatgatgataatgatgaagaGTTTGAGGTGTTCCCGGTGCTTCCGCCGTGGCCTCCCAGCAGCTCCAGGCTGCAGTACTTGTGGGCCTCCTCCGGGGTCAAGGGCAGGTCAAACAGGTCGGGGATGTCATCCAGGTCACTCAGGGTGGAGCTGGAGCCGCCGCTGCTGTAGGAGTGACTGAGCTCCCTGTGCCTGTCCCCCTCGCTGTCTCCCCCTGCCACATCTTCCCTGGTCAGGGACAAACCCTGGTTCAGACACCCCTGGTTCACAACCTCCTGGTTCAGAAGCTCCTGGTTCTTCTGGTGCTTCTGAACCTCTGAGTACAGGCTGTCTCGCTGCTTCTTAGACATACGGCCAAACTTCACCGCTGGAGGGAGACAAGATAAGTATCAGAATGtacatatatctatctatatacagtgcattcggaaagtattcagaccccttcactttttccacattttgttacgttacagccttattgtttccccccccccttagcaatctacacgcaatactctataatgacaaagcaaaaactggtttttagacatttttgctaaatatcacatttacataagtattcagaccctttactcagta from Oncorhynchus keta strain PuntledgeMale-10-30-2019 chromosome 23, Oket_V2, whole genome shotgun sequence includes the following:
- the LOC118401826 gene encoding nuclear receptor ROR-beta-like — translated: MRAQIEVIPCKICGDKSSGIHYGVITCEGCKGFFRRSQQNNAMYSCSRQRNCLIDRTNRNRCQHCRLQKCLALGMSRDAVKFGRMSKKQRDSLYSEVQKHQKNQELLNQEVVNQGCLNQGLSLTREDVAGGDSEGDRHRELSHSYSSGGSSSTLSDLDDIPDLFDLPLTPEEAHKYCSLELLGGHGGSTGNTSNSSSLSSSSNNSSNQNSPQQNLLDVTDANGIKHEYQMLSHTQAALLEPLANDCTLMDIERITQSVVKSHLETSQYSSEDLKRLTYSGIQYSPEETRNFQCKSEEFMWQQCAHHITNAIQYVVEFAKRITGFMDLCQNDQIILLKAGCLEVLLIRMCRAFNANTNTMFFDGKFASAQLFKALGCDDLVSAVFDLAKGLCRLQLTDEEMALFSAAVLLSPERPWLTDSQKVRKLQEKLFLALQHRLHMSGASDEKLDQMVSKLLMMKSICNLHVNKLEFFRLVHPETAYSFPPLYREVFGSEISLPDSTNSS